In Colias croceus chromosome 26, ilColCroc2.1, one DNA window encodes the following:
- the LOC123703523 gene encoding wiskott-Aldrich syndrome protein family member 1-like, translated as MFIKKCTIEPVPEPPPPDPCKLQRIRQKQKAGIKICPPKPIIQPDPPPPCLAICIEKIKNPPYTVSDQPVVCVVEREKTGTARCDAIEDLSAAHQDPPHPCQKQPPPPPPPPPPPPDPCEVQKRQQSLAACKEKYRRYYE; from the coding sequence ATGTTCATAAAGAAATGTACTATCGAACCGGTCCCCGAGCCTCCACCACCGGACCCATGTAAGCTCCAGCGCATCAGACAGAAGCAGAAggcaggtatcaaaatatgtcCACCAAAACCTATTATACAGCCAGACCCGCCGCCGCCGTGCCTGGCCATCTGTATAGAAAAGATTAAGAACCCGCCTTACACAGTCTCTGATCAGCCAGTAGTGTGTGTCGTAGAACGCGAGAAGACAGGCACAGCTAGGTGTGACGCAATCGAAGACTTATCAGCCGCTCATCAGGACCCCCCGCACCCTTGCCAGAAACAACCCCCGCCCCCGCCCCCACCGCCTCCACCACCCCCTGACCCCTGTGAAGTACAGAAACGACAGCAAAGCCTAGCCGCTTGCAAAGAAAAGTACAGACGATACTACGAATGA